The Lathyrus oleraceus cultivar Zhongwan6 chromosome 5, CAAS_Psat_ZW6_1.0, whole genome shotgun sequence genome includes the window CGATAGAGAAAATAGATGCAAACATTATTTTGTTTTCAAGAAACCCTAGAAGTGGTTACTAATGGCATCCATGAGCTTGCTCAAAATGAAAATGATGCTCAGAGAGTTACTCACAAGGATGTGAAGAAGAAAGATTGCAAGGTTATGTTTTGTATTCAATCTGCAATAGATGTGGCGAGTTTTGATCGGATTTCTCATGTTAAATCGGTAAAGGAGGCATGGGATATTCTTGTTAAGTATTATGAAGGCGGTGAGAAGATTAAAGGTGTCAAGTTACATGCACTACGAAGGCATTATGATTTATTGCAaatgggagaagatgaaaagattacAGGCTATGTCTCGAAGGTGCAGAATATAGTTCATCTCATGAAAGATTGTGGTGAAACcctaactgataagatgataATTGAGAAGGTAATGCGTATgttgacctctcactttgatcatgTTATTGCAACTATTCAAGAATCCAAAAATCTTGAACCCCTAAAAGtggaagatttggttggttcATTAGAAACAAATGAGTTACGGATTGTCGAGAGGAAAAGGGTTCGAGATTCGATACAAGCACTGCAGGCGCAAACATGGTAGTTCCAACAAGTTTAAAGGCAAGAGAGACAAGACTCAGAGTAAAAAATCTTGGGTGAACTCACAAAAGCATATGGTCGATGATAGGGCTTATGAATCCTCTAAAAGAGGATATTGAATCTCATATCAGAAAGACAATGAGGAGAAAAAAGGTGT containing:
- the LOC127081991 gene encoding uncharacterized protein LOC127081991 encodes the protein MQTLFCFQETLEVVTNGIHELAQNENDAQRVTHKDVKKKDCKVMFCIQSAIDVASFDRISHVKSVKEAWDILVKYYEGGEKIKGVKLHALRRHYDLLQMGEDEKITGYVSKVQNIVHLMKDCGETLTDKMIIEKVMRMLTSHFDHVIATIQESKNLEPLKVEDLVGSLETNELRIVERKRVRDSIQALQAQTCWYKKHKGATKGKNKGANLAHQDSDDYEDMVVMVAIVDEHVDSKILFLDAGCSNHIIGRKVWLEDFDESKKSKVKVADNNSMQAEGTSNTIIQRSNEAKAMIKDVFYAPGVKCNLLSVGQLVKFFSMVMKDGALELFDTQNSLVLKPPLSKNRTFKTMISSTKVTQSTDFSRYGNRYTKSCDAR